The following coding sequences lie in one Tachysurus fulvidraco isolate hzauxx_2018 chromosome 19, HZAU_PFXX_2.0, whole genome shotgun sequence genomic window:
- the yeats4 gene encoding YEATS domain-containing protein 4 yields MFKRMAEFGPDSGGRVKGVTIVKPIVFGNVARYFGKKREEDGHTHQWTVYVKPYRNEDMSAYVKKIQFKLHESYGNPLRVVTKPPYEITETGWGEFEIIIKIFFIDPNERPVTLYHLLKLFQSDSSAMPKKTVVSEFYDEMIFQDPTAMMQQLLNTTRQLTLGAYKHETEFAELELRTREKLEAAKKKTSMEITELKEKLKASRENINFLKEEIRKLEEEDQLKEH; encoded by the exons GGCGTGACCATTGTGAAGCCCATCGTGTTCGGTAATGTTGCTCGGTACTTTGGTAAGAAGCGTGAAGAagatggacacacacaccagtggaCTGTTTATGTTAAACCTTACAGAAATGAG GACATGTCCGCTTACGTCAAGAAGATCCAGTTTAAACTACATGAGAGTTACGGAAATCCTTTGAGAG tggtGACAAAGCCACCATATGAGATCACAGAAACCGGATGGGGAGAATTCGAGATCATTATAAAGATCTTCTTCATTGATCCCAATGAGAGACct gtCACTCTGTATCACCTGCTCAAGCTGTTCCAGTCCGACTCCAGTGCCATGCCCAAGAAGACCGTCGTCTCTGAGTTCTACGATGAGATG ATCTTCCAGGATCCAACAGCAATGATGCAGCAGCTATTAAACACCACGAGGCAGCTCACGCTCGGGGCCTACAAAcatgagacagagt ttgcaGAGTTGGAGTTGCGTACTCGGGAGAAACTGGAGGCGGCGAAGAAGAAGACAAGTATGGAAATTACTGAGCTGAAGGAAAAGCTAAAGGCCTCCAGAGAGAACATCAACTTCCTGAAGGAGGAGATCCGCAAACTGGAGGAGGAGGACCAGCTGAAGGAGCACTAa